Proteins from a single region of Oryza brachyantha chromosome 6, ObraRS2, whole genome shotgun sequence:
- the LOC102701089 gene encoding pollen allergen Phl p 2-like, producing the protein MASSPYLLVAATLVAHLVVASCATELTFTVSSSTSLTLVTKGAVSEVEIKEQGANEWTSLKESPANTWTFDSKATLKGPISVRFLVKNGGYRVIDNIIPAEYDVGSVYRSSV; encoded by the coding sequence ATGGCCTCATCTCCTTACTTGCTTGTGGCAGCTACGCTGGTAGCACACTTGGTTGTTGCCTCGTGTGCCACCGAGCTAACCTTCACAGTGTCTAGCTCCACCAGCCTGACCCTCGTCACCAAGGGCGCCGTCTCCGAGGTGGAGATTAAGGAGCAGGGTGCCAATGAGTGGACATCGCTCAAGGAGTCGCCAGCCAACACCTGGACATTCGACAGCAAGGCGACGCTCAAGGGCCCTATCTCCGTTCGCTTCCTCGTTAAGAATGGCGGTTACCGTGTCATTGACAACATCATCCCCGCCGAATATGATGTTGGCTCCGTCTACAGGAGTAGTGTATAG
- the LOC102700627 gene encoding pollen allergen Phl p 2-like: MTSSSSILLTAATLAALLAIGSCATELTFTVGKGFGVNSLVLVTNVAISEVEVKEKGAPDWTELKESPTNTWTLDSKAALKGPFSVRFAVKNAGYRVVDDVIPAEFKTGSVYKSGIKI, from the coding sequence ATGACCTCCTCATCCTCTATCTTGCTCACCGCAGCAACGTTGGCGGCACTACTAGCTATTGGTTCATGTGCCACTGAGCTCACCTTCACGGTCGGAAAGGGCTTCGGCGTCAACAGTTTGGTCCTTGTCACCAATGTCGCGATCTCTGAGGTGGAGGTCAAGGAGAAAGGTGCCCCTGACTGGACGGAGCTTAAGGAGTCGCCGACCAACACCTGGACACTCGACAGCAAGGCAGCACTTAAAGGCCCCTTCTCGGTCCGCTttgccgtcaagaatgccggATACCGCGTTGTCGATGATGTCATCCCTGCTGAATTTAAGACCGGCTCCGTCTACAAGAGTGGCATTAAGATTTAA
- the LOC102701365 gene encoding pollen receptor-like kinase 4: MAGEAAAAAVWLLLAAAALSLPAAAAAGPEAATLLAFREALRGPHGAPPAPLSQWVTTAGPCAGAGLSLWYGVTCHPQTGRVRGLRLEYLGLQGAAPDLSALAALPGLRALSLANNNLTGAFPDVSMLPALKMLYLSRNKLAGGVPPAAFAHMRGLRKLFLSDNAFTGPIPSSITSPRLLVLQLSKNRFDGALPDFVQPNLHLVDFSDNNLSGPIPAGLRRFDAKAFQGNKNLCGPPLGAPCPNEPILASSPSRSLPPSSSSPRSLKILMIIAIVVVVVGALLALAGLFTAALARRSAARDAATAESMGGGGGAARMKSTPHPAVTVVHQSGGGEEQQHAAAAAAVPAAKRGGRRDDHGRLVFIQEGRTRFELEDLLRASAEVLGSGNFGASYKATPLEGQAMVVKRFKEMNGVGRADFNEHMRRLGRLAHPNLLPVVAYLYKKDEKLLVTDYMVNGSLAHLLHGGSSSGLPALDWPRRLKIIKGVARGLAHLYDELPMLTVPHGHLKSSNVLLDAGFEPILSDYALVPVITPHHAAQVMVAYKSPECGQTGRPSKKSDVWSLGILILEVLTGKFPANYLRQGRAGTDLAEWVHSVVREEWTGEVFDKEMRAARSGEGEMVKLLKVGLGCCEGDVDRRWDLREALARIEELRERDAGAAADDSSAASSSFVSEERPAPATSRPAGVEPSSHSHSS, encoded by the exons AtggccggcgaggccgccgccgccgccgtgtggCTCCtcctggccgcggcggcgctctcccttccggcggccgcggcggccgggccgGAGGCCGCCACGCTGCTGGCGTTCCGGGAGGCGCTGCGGGGCCCGcacggcgcgccgccggcgccgctcagCCAGTGGGTGACCACCGCCGGCccgtgcgccggcgccgggctgTCGCTGTGGTACGGCGTGACGTGCCACCCCCAGACGGGGCGGGTGCGCGGCCTCCGCCTCGAGTACCTCGGCCTGCAGGGCGCCGCGCCGGACCtgtccgcgctcgccgcgctgcccGGGCTGCGCGCGCTCAGCCTCGCCAACAACAACCTCACCGGCGCCTTCCCCGACGTGTCCATGCTCCCGGCGCTCAAGATGCTGTACCTGTCGCGGAAcaagctcgccggcggcgtcccgCCCGCCGCGTTCGCCCACATGAGGGGGCTCCGCAAGCTCTTCCTCTCCGACAATGCCTTCACCGGCCCGATCCCGAGCTCCATCACGTCGCCCAGGCTGCTCGTGCTGCAGCTCTCCAAGAACCGGTTCGACGGCGCCCTGCCGGACTTCGTGCAGCCGAACCTGCACCTCGTCGACTTCTCCGACAACAACCTCTCCGGGCCAATCCCGGCAGGCCTCCGGCGCTTCGACGCCAAAGCATTCCAAG GGAACAAAAATCTCtgtgggccgccgctcggcgcGCCGTGCCCGAACGAACCAATCCTggcgtcgtcgccttcgcggtcgctgccgccgtcgtcgtcgtcgccacgcaGCTTGAAGATCCTCATGATCATCGCCATCGTGGTGGTCGTGGTCGGCGCTCTCCTGGCGCTCGCGGGCTTGTTCACGGCTGCCCTCGCCCGCCGGAGCGCGGcccgcgacgccgccaccgccgagtccatgggcggcggcggcggcgccgccaggATGAAGTCCACGCCCCACCCGGCCGTCACCGTCGTGCACCAG agcggcggcggggaggagcagcagcacgccgccgcggcggcggccgtgccggcggcgaagcgcggcggacggcgcgaCGATCACGGGAGGCTGGTGTTCATCCAGGAGGGGAGGACGAGGTTCGAGCTGGAGGACCTGCTCCGGGCGTCGGCGGAGGTGCTGGGGAGCGGCAACTTCGGCGCGTCGTACAAGGCGACGCCGCTGGAAGGCCAGGCCATGGTGGTGAAGCGGTTCAAGGAGATGAACGGCGTCGGGAGGGCGGACTTCAACGAGCACATGCGGCGGCTCGGCCGCCTCGCCCACCCCAACCTCCTCCCCGTCGTCGCCTACCTCTACAAGAAGGACGAGAAGCTGCTCGTCACCGACTACATGGTCAACGGCAGCTTGGCTCACCTGCTCCATGGCG GGAGCAGTTCGGGCTTGCCGGCGCTAGACTGGCCGAGGCGGCTCAAGATCATCAAGGGCGTGGCGCGTGGGCTGGCTCACCTGTACGACGAGCTCCCGATGCTCACCGTGCCGCACGGCCACCTCAAGTCCTCCAACGTCCTCCTCGACGCCGGCTTCGAGCCCATCCTCAGCGACTACGCCCTCGTCCCCGTCATCACGCCGCACCACGCCGCGCAG GTGATGGTGGCGTACAAGTCGCCGGAGTGCGGGCAGACGGGGCGGCCGAGCAAGAAGAGCGACGTGTGGAGCCTGGGGATCCTGATACTGGAGGTGCTCACCGGCAAGTTCCCGGCGAACTACCTCCGGCAGGGGCGGGCGGGGACGGACCTGGCCGAGTGGGTGCACTCGGTGGTGAGGGAGGAGTGGACCGGCGAGGTGTTCGACAAGGAGATGCGCGCCGCGCgcagcggcgagggcgagaTGGTGAAGCTGCTCAAGGTCGGCCTCGGCTGCTGCGAGGGCGACGTCGACCGGCGGTGGGACCTCCGCGAGGCCCTCGCCCGCATCGAGGAGCTCCGGGagcgcgacgccggcgccgccgccgacgacagcagcgccgcctcgtcgtcctTCGTCAGCGAAGaacggccggcgccggcgacgtcacGGCCCGCCGGCGTCGAGCCGTCGTCGCACTCCCACTCCTCGTAG
- the LOC102701455 gene encoding probable serine/threonine-protein kinase PBL17 translates to MGGCFSLEEHRLQSKTETGGPDGLRKCKSDSKATASVLAPPKDVEDLQTEGYGNVNIFTYNELRAATKNFRPDQILGEGGFGVVYKGVIDENVRVGFPSTQVAVKELNPEGFQGDKEWLAEVNYLGQLSHPNLVELIGYCCEGSHRLLVYEYMACGSLEKHLFRRVCLNMPWSTRMKIALGAARGLEYLHGAERSIIYRDFKTSNILLDADYNAKLSDFGLARTGPSGDQTHVSTRVMGTYGYAAPEYVMTGHLTARSDVYGFGVVLLEMIIGRRAVDKSRPSREHNLVEWARPLLVHNRKLFRIIDPRMEGQYSTKAAIEVAGLAYRCLSQNPKGRPTMNQVVETFEAVQNMPECQDILLQNCMTGAVTLYEVAKDPTESGEPEKTKQEQAAAAPKTVTVVPAPVNGKPVPQSRRTRPGNGRSKSEPSLECKLYIPSPDSDGQQPGLEALSSPSGDGSMKDPPDEDLYKI, encoded by the exons ATGGGCGGATGCTTCTCGCTGGAGGAGCACCGGCTCCAGAGCAAGACAG AAACTGGCGGGCCAGATGGGTTAAGGAAATGCAAATCTGATTCTAAAGCTACAGCAAGTGTTCTCGCCCCTCCAAAAGATGTGGAGGACCTGCAAACAGAAGGATATGGAAATGTTaatattttcacatataatGAACTGAGAGCAGCCACAAAAAACTTCAGACCTGACCAAATTCTTGGAGAGGGTGGGTTTGGTGTTGTTTACAAAGGTGTAATTGATGAAAATGTTAGAGTGGGCTTTCCATCCACACAAGTTGCCGTGAAAGAATTAAACCCAGAGGGCTTCCAGGGTGACAAGGAATGGTTG GCAGAAGTCAACTACCTTGGGCAACTTAGCCATCCAAATCTAGTCGAACTGATTGGGTATTGCTGTGAGGGGTCTCATAGACTGCTTGTTTATGAGTATATGGCTTGTGGAAGCCTTGAAAAGCATCTTTTTCGCC GGGTTTGCCTTAATATGCCATGGTCAACTCGCATGAAGATTGCTCTGGGTGCTGCAAGGGGGCTAGAGTATCTTCACGGAGCTGAGAGATCAATTATTTATAGAGATTTCAAAACGTCAAACATCTTGTTAGATGCG GATTATAATGCCAAACTGTCAGACTTTGGCCTAGCACGAACTGGACCAAGTGGAGACCAAACCCATGTATCAACTCGGGTCATGGGAACATATGGCTATGCAGCTCCCGAATATGTCATGACTG GCCATCTGACAGCACGGAGTGATGTTTATGGCTTTGGTGTCGTCCTCCTTGAGATGATTATTGGCAGGAGGGCTGTGGACAAGAGCCGGCCCAGCCGTGAGCATAACCTAGTGGAGTGGGCACGTCCCCTCCTCGTGCACAATCGGAAACTGTTCAGGATTATCGATCCAAGAATGGAAGGGCAGTACTCCACCAAGGCTGCCATTGAGGTGGCTGGCCTTGCGTACCGATGCTTGAGCCAGAATCCTAAAGGACGGCCCACCATGAATCAGGTTGTTGAGACCTTTGAGGCTGTGCAAAACATGCCAGAGTGCCAAGACATACTCTTGCAGAACTGCATGACGGGTGCAGTGACACTCTACGAGGTCGCAAAGGATCCCACGGAGAGTGGCGAGCcggagaaaacaaaacaagaacaagcagcagcagcaccaaaaACTGTCACCGTGGTACCAGCACCAGTTAACGGAAAACCAGTGCCTCAGAGCAGGAGAACGCGGCCAGGGAATGGCCGGAGCAAGAGCGAGCCGTCTTTGGAATGCAAGCTGTACATCCCATCTCCTGACTCTGATGGCCAGCAGCCAGGCCTGGAGGCACTGTCATCCCCTTCTGGAGATGGAAGCATGAAGGATCCACCGGATGAGGATTTGTACAAGATATAG
- the LOC102700904 gene encoding pollen allergen Lol p 2-A-like: MASSPSILLTAATLAALLAIGSCATELTFTVGKGSSANSLALVTNVAISEVEVKEKGASDWTELKESPTNTWTLDSKAALKGPFSVRFAVKNAGYRVVDDVIPAEFKTGSVYKSGIKI, from the coding sequence ATGGCTTCCTCACCCTCTATCTTGCTCACCGCTGCAACGTTGGCGGCATTGCTGGCTATTGGCTCATGTGCCACTGAGCTGACCTTCACAGTCGGAAAGGGCTCCAGCGCCAACAGCCTGGCCCTTGTCACCAATGTCGCGATCTCTGAGGTGGAGGTCAAGGAGAAAGGCGCCTCTGACTGGACGGAGCTTAAGGAGTCGCCGACCAACACCTGGACACTCGACAGCAAGGCAGCACTTAAGGGCCCCTTCTCGGTCCGCTTTGCCGTCAAAAATGCCGGATACCGCGTTGTCGATGATGTCATCCCTGCTGAATTTAAGACTGGCTCCGTATACAAGAGCGGCATTAAGATTTAA
- the LOC102701179 gene encoding tRNA pseudouridine synthase A isoform X2 — protein MLAKLRPLMATAARAKPAPAVSFSTAAAEAAEGDGHVQYNHTDACHHLRWTAKESYEYMYARPWSRVVDFYAELVCTGAGAAGLADLFGKDEIDYTLDANRDDCTPPSEKQASMKPSKDRGGRWERVTFKIVLSYHGGSFDGWQKQPGLNTVQGLVEKHLGQFVDEKKAKQLEARSLPIEGCAIVAGRTDKGVTALQQVCSFYTWRKDVKSRDIKDAINKATPDKLRLLHVSEVSREFHPNFAAKWRRYLYIFPLDEDAKPISGEEQPSKILEGSEYNIKPQSFNVVKVDKIIRQLEGKSLSYKMFARDTQASRSVGPPTECFMFHSRASVVKLHSADENCEEGMRAICIELVANRFLRKMVRVLVATAIREAAAGAEEDALLNLMEATCRRATAPPAPPEGLCLVDVGYDDFNRQRCFIVD, from the exons ATGCTCGCGAAGCTCCGGCCActcatggcgacggcggcgagggcgaagcccgcgccggccgtaTCGTTttctacggcggcggcggaggcggcggagggagacGGCCACGTGCAGTACAACCACACTGACGCGTGCCACCACCTCCGCTGGACTGCCAA GGAGAGCTACGAGTACATGTACGCGCGGCCATGGAGCAGGGTGGTCGACTTCTACGCCGAGCTCGTGTGTACCGGCGCCGGGGCAGCTGGGCTAGCCGATTTGTTTGGGAAGGATGAG ATTGATTACACCCTTGATGCTAATAGAGACGATTGCACACCGCCATCAGAAAAACAAGCATCAATGAAACCTTCTAAAGATCGAGGAGGCAGATGGGAAAGAGTAACCTTCAAGATTGTTCTTTCATATCATGGGGGCTCATTTGATGGCTGGCAGAAGCAGCCTGGCCTCAACACTGTTCAGGG GTTAGTGGAAAAACATCTCGGCCAGTTTGTTGATGAGAAGAAAGCTAAACAGCTTGAAGCAAGGTCTTTGCCAATAGAAGGCTGTGCCATTGTTGCTGGGCGCACTGACAAAGGGGTGACTGCTCTTCAGCAAGTTTGCTCATTTT ATACATGGAGGAAGGACGTGAAATCtagagatataaaggatgCAATAAACAAGGCCACACCAGATAAACTAAGACTTTTGCATGTTTCAGAg GTCTCACGTGAATTTCATCCTAATTTTGCAGCCAAATGGAGACGATACCTGTATATATTTCCTCTTGATGAGGATGCAAAACCAATCTCAGGGGAAGAACAGCCCTCTAAAATACTAGAAGGTTCTGAATACAACATAAAACCTCAAAGCTTTAATGTGGTTAAGGTTGACAAAATCATTAGACAACTAGAAGGAAAGTCACTATCTTACAAGATGTTTGCACGTGATACACAAGCTTCACGAAGTGT TGGACCACCTACAGAGTGTTTTATGTTCCATTCTCGAGCTTCAGTGGTTAAACTACATTCTGCTGATGAG aattGTGAAGAAGGCATGAGGGCCATCTGCATTGAGCTAGTCGCAAACAGGTTTCTGCGCAAG ATGGTTAGGGTACTTGTTGCGACTGCCATAAGGgaggctgctgctggtgctgaaGAAGATGCTTTACTGAACCTGATGGAAGCCACTTGCAGGCGCGCAACTGCTCCCCCAGCACCTCCAGAAGGCCTCTGCCTTGTTGATGTCGGATATGATGATTTCAACAGACAAAGGTGCTTCATTGTTGATTAA
- the LOC121054657 gene encoding pollen allergen Phl p 2-like, with product MASSSSLLLAAAVLAALLAVGSCGTALTFTVGEGSSSTSLKLVTNVAISEVEVKEKGAPDWTELKESPTNTWTLDSKAPLKGPFSVRFAVKNAGYRVVDDVIPAEFKAGSVYKTSIQI from the coding sequence atggcctcctcctcctccttgctgctcgccgcggcggtgctGGCGGCATTATTGGCTGTTGGATCGTGCGGCACCGCACTCACCTTCACGGTCGGTGAGGGCTCTAGCTCCACCAGCCTAAAGCTCGTCACCAATGTCGCTATCTCTGAGGTGGAGGTCAAGGAGAAAGGTGCCCCCGACTGGACCGAGCTCAAGGAGTCACCAACCAACACCTGGACGCTCGACAGCAAGGCACCACTTAAGGGCCCCTTCTCGGTCCGCTttgccgtcaagaatgccggATACCGCGTTGTCGATGATGTCATCCCTGCTGAATTTAAGGCCGGCTCCGTCTACAAGACTAGCATCCAGATTTGA
- the LOC102701179 gene encoding tRNA pseudouridine synthase A isoform X1 has translation MLAKLRPLMATAARAKPAPAVSFSTAAAEAAEGDGHVQYNHTDACHHLRWTAKESYEYMYARPWSRVVDFYAELVCTGAGAAGLADLFGKDEIFLPQIDYTLDANRDDCTPPSEKQASMKPSKDRGGRWERVTFKIVLSYHGGSFDGWQKQPGLNTVQGLVEKHLGQFVDEKKAKQLEARSLPIEGCAIVAGRTDKGVTALQQVCSFYTWRKDVKSRDIKDAINKATPDKLRLLHVSEVSREFHPNFAAKWRRYLYIFPLDEDAKPISGEEQPSKILEGSEYNIKPQSFNVVKVDKIIRQLEGKSLSYKMFARDTQASRSVGPPTECFMFHSRASVVKLHSADENCEEGMRAICIELVANRFLRKMVRVLVATAIREAAAGAEEDALLNLMEATCRRATAPPAPPEGLCLVDVGYDDFNRQRCFIVD, from the exons ATGCTCGCGAAGCTCCGGCCActcatggcgacggcggcgagggcgaagcccgcgccggccgtaTCGTTttctacggcggcggcggaggcggcggagggagacGGCCACGTGCAGTACAACCACACTGACGCGTGCCACCACCTCCGCTGGACTGCCAA GGAGAGCTACGAGTACATGTACGCGCGGCCATGGAGCAGGGTGGTCGACTTCTACGCCGAGCTCGTGTGTACCGGCGCCGGGGCAGCTGGGCTAGCCGATTTGTTTGGGAAGGATGAG ATTTTCCTTCCACAGATTGATTACACCCTTGATGCTAATAGAGACGATTGCACACCGCCATCAGAAAAACAAGCATCAATGAAACCTTCTAAAGATCGAGGAGGCAGATGGGAAAGAGTAACCTTCAAGATTGTTCTTTCATATCATGGGGGCTCATTTGATGGCTGGCAGAAGCAGCCTGGCCTCAACACTGTTCAGGG GTTAGTGGAAAAACATCTCGGCCAGTTTGTTGATGAGAAGAAAGCTAAACAGCTTGAAGCAAGGTCTTTGCCAATAGAAGGCTGTGCCATTGTTGCTGGGCGCACTGACAAAGGGGTGACTGCTCTTCAGCAAGTTTGCTCATTTT ATACATGGAGGAAGGACGTGAAATCtagagatataaaggatgCAATAAACAAGGCCACACCAGATAAACTAAGACTTTTGCATGTTTCAGAg GTCTCACGTGAATTTCATCCTAATTTTGCAGCCAAATGGAGACGATACCTGTATATATTTCCTCTTGATGAGGATGCAAAACCAATCTCAGGGGAAGAACAGCCCTCTAAAATACTAGAAGGTTCTGAATACAACATAAAACCTCAAAGCTTTAATGTGGTTAAGGTTGACAAAATCATTAGACAACTAGAAGGAAAGTCACTATCTTACAAGATGTTTGCACGTGATACACAAGCTTCACGAAGTGT TGGACCACCTACAGAGTGTTTTATGTTCCATTCTCGAGCTTCAGTGGTTAAACTACATTCTGCTGATGAG aattGTGAAGAAGGCATGAGGGCCATCTGCATTGAGCTAGTCGCAAACAGGTTTCTGCGCAAG ATGGTTAGGGTACTTGTTGCGACTGCCATAAGGgaggctgctgctggtgctgaaGAAGATGCTTTACTGAACCTGATGGAAGCCACTTGCAGGCGCGCAACTGCTCCCCCAGCACCTCCAGAAGGCCTCTGCCTTGTTGATGTCGGATATGATGATTTCAACAGACAAAGGTGCTTCATTGTTGATTAA